The Tenrec ecaudatus isolate mTenEca1 chromosome 6, mTenEca1.hap1, whole genome shotgun sequence genome has a window encoding:
- the LOC142450929 gene encoding olfactory receptor 6C68-like, which translates to MRNHTAITTFILLGLTEDPYLQVLILIFLLITYMLCICGNLTIIILIWADSHLKTPMYFFLQNFSFLEISFTTACIPRFMYSISTGDRTITYAACFIQLFAVDIFLASEFFLLATMSYDRYVAICKPLHYMTIMSLRVCKTMVFCCWVMAFCTILPPFSLFVNLEFCDSNVINHFGCDELPLLEISCSDTWLAERMVIACAGLIFIITLICVVFSYMYIIKTILKFPSAQQRKKAFSTCSSHMIVVSISYGSCIFIYLKTSGKEDVQIDKIVSLLIASVSPMLNPFIYSLRNKQVKQAFIDLIKKIAFLPKK; encoded by the coding sequence ATGAGGAACCACACAGCGATAACCACATTCATCCTTCTGGGGTTAACAGAAGATCCATATCTGCAAGTATTGATTTTGATTTTTCTCCTTATCACCTACATGCTGTGTATATGTGGAAATCTGACCATCATTATCCTCATTTGGGCAGATTCCCACCTTAAAACACCCATGTATTTTTTCCTTCAGAATTTCTCTTTTCTGGAAATCTCATTTACAACCGCCTGTATCCCAAGATTCATGTACAGTATATCAACTGGAGACAGAACAATTACCTATGCTGCATGTTTCATTCAATTATTTGCTGTAGATATCTTTCTGGCATCCGAGTTTTTTCTTTTGGCCACTATGTCTTATGATCGGTATGTGGCCATCTGCAAACCCCTGCATTATATGACCATCATGAGCCTCAGAGTCTGCAAAACAATGGTTTTCTGCTGTTGGGTGATGGCCTTTTGTACTATCCTCCCCCCATTTAGCTTATTTGTGAATCTGGAATTCTGTGACTCAAATGTTATTAATCATTTTGGCTGTGATGAACTACCTCTGCTGGAAATCTCATGCTCTGACACATGGTTAGCTGAGCGGATGGTTATTGCCTGTGCTGGACTGATCTTCATCATTACTCTTATATGTGTTGTTTTTTCCTACATGTATATAATTAAGACAATCCTAAAATTCCCTTCTGCTCAACAAAGAAAAAAGGCCTTTTCCACGTGTTCTTCCCACATGATTGTAGTCTCCATCTCCTATGGAAGTTGCATCTTCATCTATCTCAAAACTTCTGGGAAAGAAGATGTGCAGATTGATAAAATTGTGTCATTGCTTATTGCATCCGTATCACCAATGCTGAATCCTTTCATTTATTCCCTGAGGAATAAGCAAGTTAAACAAGCCTTTATTGACTTAATAAAGAAAATTGCATTCCTCCCCAAGAAATAA